Sequence from the Pongo pygmaeus isolate AG05252 chromosome 23, NHGRI_mPonPyg2-v2.0_pri, whole genome shotgun sequence genome:
ggctagagtgcaatggtgagatctcagttcactacaaccccTGCCTCAGCAGGAGAGCAGGAATCTTCAGCGATCCACTGGCGGATCTGCAGCCATTGTGGGCTCCTGGTCTTCCCATGACTTTTGTGTGGGTGCCTCTCCTTCCAGTACCTATCCCGCGAGCGTCCCCCAGCCTCCTGCCATTGCCAGCAGGTGCtgtgatcgcgccattgcactccagcctgggggacaagagcgaaactccatctcaaaattaaaagaaaaggatgaaaattTTGGAAACATATGGAAGAAACCAAATGGATTTCTAGCTCAACTAAATCGTAATTATTCAGTGTCTATTTTTTGCAAGAAACCATATATTTCATGTCCACAATCAGGGCCACAGTCCCAGCTCTCTTGTGGGTGTTTCCTAAGCAAATTGAAGAACACGGGCATAAAAGTGCATTAAATTAATAAacctttcctctctgtctctgtctctctttctctctctttttgagatggaggttcacactgtcaccccagctggagtgcagtggcgagatcttgggtcactgcaagcttcgcctcccaagttcacgccattctcctgcctcagcctccggagtagctgggactacaggcacccgccaccacgcccggctaattttttgtagttttagtagagacgggtttcgctatgttggccaggctggtctccaactcctgatctcctgatccgtctgcctcgacctcccaaagtgctaggattataggcataagccaccacgcctggcctcttttttttctttttcttttttttaattttgagacggagttttggtcttcttgccccggctggagtgcaatggtgtgatctcagctcactgcaatctccacctctgcaGGAGAGCAGGAATCTTCAGTGATCCATGGGCAGATCTGCAGCCATTGTGGGCACCTGTTCTTCTCACGACCTTTGTGCCCGGGTCTCAGCAtgtgctgagatcacgccattgcactccagcctgggggacaagagcgaaactccatctcaacggAACCCTTAAGGTCGTTCCGTCACTGGGGCCATTATGAGCTCACGCACCCACTCCCTCAGGTTTAAAAGGCGCGTTGCCCGGCAACAGAAGGAACTGCTGGCTTAGACTTTGGCCAAGTTGGCAGCTCCACGAGGACGCTCAGAGTCCAGCTCTCCAGCGTTCAAGCATCTGACGGTTCCCCACTCCTCCCAGGAGCGGTTACCTGGGCACTCTGTGCCCCTCATTCCTGTCGGGGCCCAGGCTGAGGACCTGCTAGTAGGGCTCAGTTGCCTGGAGTCCGTTCAGCCCATCCCCCAGTTCACTTTGCTTGTGGGATCTCCCTGTTGCTCCTGCCCCTGGACTGAGTGGCAGGCCATCCTACAAGCACCCGGACACTTGGCATCAGTGGTGTCAAGACAACTCTAAGAAGGTTTTCTGTGATCCTGCAAGACCTGTGTTCCTTCCCGGTGATTCTGCCTTCAATTTGATTGCACAGGTACCACAGCAAGCCAGTGCTGCGTGCGCCGAATTCCAGGGCGTCCTCTAGCTCAGCCACTACACTGAGCACAAGGACTCTCTGTGGGACCCAGGAGCAGGTAGTCACCCCTTTGGAGCGCACAACAGCCGGCTGTCCCCAGACTTGTGGCCAGGGAAGATAGTATTCAGGGCCCTCAAGGAGAGCGGGGCAGGGATGCCTGAGCAGGACAAGTACCCTAGAGTCCAAGAGAATCCTGATGATCAGAGAAGGGTCCCCGAGGTCACCGGGGATGCACGGTCTGCATTTTGGCCACTGCGGGACAACAGAGGCCTCTTTCCCTTTGTGCCCAGTCCCGGAACTCTGCAGAGAGACCTCCATGCCCACAGGTCAGAAGTCAGATATAACCAGAGATCCCAGATCTCCTGGACGAGCTCGTGCCCCAAACAAAATGCCATCTCGAGCTCCTACAGCTCTATGGGAGGCCTCCCGGGGCTAAAGCAGAGGAGGGGGCCAGCCTCATCCCACTGCCAGCTGCCCCTCAGTTCCTCAAAGACAGTGAGTGAGGACGGACCTCAGGCTGTCTCTTCAGGTCACACCCAGTGTGAAAAGATGGCAGATATAGCACCAGGGCAGACACTGGCCCTCAGGAATGGCTCCCCTAGATCCCAGGCCTCTAGGCCCCATAAACGCAAGCTTCCCCTGCCACCACGCAGGCAAGGGGATCCTCTGATGCTGCCACCTCCCTTAGAGCTGGGCTTCCAGGTCACTGCCGAAGACCTGGACCTGGAGAAGGAGGCGGCATTCCAGCGCATCAACAGTGAACTGCGGGCTGAGGCCAAGGCCATCTCGGACTGTACACCCTCACGGCCTTCCCACACTTTGTCCTCACTTGCAACAGGGGCTTCTGGTGTGCCCGCTCTCTCTAAAGCACCCAGTATGGATGCACAGCAGGAGAGacacaagtcccaagactgcCTGGGCCCAGTGGCCCCCCTAGCTTCTGCTGCAGAGGTCCCCTCTACAGCTCCTGTGTCTGGGAAGAAGCACAGACCACCAGACCCCCTGTTCTCCTCCTCAGATCCCCTTCCTGCCACTTCTTCCCACTCCCGGGACTCAGCCCAGGTCACCTCGCTgattcctgcccccttcccagctgCAAGCATGGATGCGGGCATCAGAAGAACAAGGCCTGGCACTTCTGCTCCTGCAGCTGCCgcagcagcccctcccccctccacatTGAACCCCACGTTGTGGTCActactgaatggagtggatggaggccCTTCACATTTCTGGGCCACAGCCACGGCTGAAGCAGTtgcccagaggtcagaagtcagaTACAACCAGAGATCCTAGACCTCCTGGACGAGCTCATGCACCAAGCGAAATGCCATCTTGAGTTCCCACAGCTCTACGGGAGGTCTCCCGGGGTAAAGCGGAGGAGGGGGCCAGCTTCATCCCACTGCCAGCTGACCCTCTGTTCCTCAAAGACAGTGAGTGAGGACGGACCTCAGACTCTCTCTTCGGGTCACACCCAGTGTGAAAAGACAGCAGATATAGCACCAGGGCAGACACTCGCCCCCAGGAATGGCTCCCCCAGATCCCAGGCCGATAGGCCCCATAGACGCAAGTTTCCCCTGCTGCCACACAGGCGAGGGGAGCCTTTGATGCTGCCACCTCCTTTGGAGCTGGGGTTCCGGGTCACTGCTGAAGACCTGGACCTGGAGAAAGAGGCGGCATTCCAGCGCATCAACAGTGAACTGCGGGCTGAGGCCAAGGCCATCTCGGACTGTACACCATCACGGCCTTCCCACACTTTGTCCTCACTTGCAACAGGGGCTTCTGGTTTGCCCGCTCTCTCTAAAGCACCCAGAATGGATGCACAGCAGGAGAGacacaagtcccaagactgcCTGGGCCCAGTGGCCCCCCTGGCTTCTGCTGCAGGGGCCCCCTCTAGAGCTCCCATGTTTGGCACGGAGCACAGACCACCAGGCCCCCTCACGTTCTCCTCCTCAGATCCCCCTCCTACCACCTTTTTCTACTAATGGTACTTCTGGTACTCAGCCCAGGTCATGTGGCAgattcctgcccccttcccagctgCAAGCATGGACGGAAGCATGAGAAGCCCACAGCCTGGCACTTCTGGAGCCAGTTCTAGCCCTACAACTGCACCCACGGTAATTTGGAGTAGAGTCGGATCCACGTCTGCATTCTGTCAGAAGAAAATCTTTTAAGAGAAAGGACCAAAGGAAATAGGGCAT
This genomic interval carries:
- the LOC129022945 gene encoding putative POM121-like protein 1; translated protein: MPEQDKYPRVQENPDDQRRVPEVTGDARSAFWPLRDNRGLFPFVPSPGTLQRDLHAHRSEVRYNQRSQISWTSSCPKQNAISSSYSSMGGLPGLKQRRGPASSHCQLPLSSSKTVSEDGPQAVSSGHTQCEKMADIAPGQTLALRNGSPRSQASRPHKRKLPLPPRRQGDPLMLPPPLELGFQVTAEDLDLEKEAAFQRINSELRAEAKAISDCTPSRPSHTLSSLATGASGVPALSKAPSMDAQQERHKSQDCLGPVAPLASAAEVPSTAPVSGKKHRPPDPLFSSSDPLPATSSHSRDSAQVTSLIPAPFPAASMDAGIRRTRPGTSAPAAAAAAPPPSTLNPTLWSLLNGVDGGPSHFWATATAEAVAQRSEVRYNQRS